Proteins from a single region of Patulibacter sp. SYSU D01012:
- a CDS encoding helix-turn-helix domain-containing protein, with protein sequence MAARADAPAPIPTSSAPDGPEPAAGLEADVFARGCTSRPVLHDVTGRWGTLALAALREGPTRFNALRRRVDGVSEKMLAQTLQALERDGFVVRDVQATIPPKVEYRLTPLGQRVADRLVDLIRLLEGSIDEVVAAQQAYDAR encoded by the coding sequence ATGGCCGCTCGTGCGGACGCCCCCGCTCCCATCCCGACGTCGTCCGCCCCCGACGGCCCCGAGCCCGCCGCGGGCCTCGAGGCCGACGTCTTCGCGCGGGGGTGCACCTCGCGCCCGGTCCTGCACGACGTCACCGGCCGCTGGGGCACGCTGGCGCTCGCCGCGCTGCGCGAGGGCCCGACGCGCTTCAACGCGCTGCGCCGCCGCGTCGACGGGGTGAGCGAGAAGATGCTCGCGCAGACGCTGCAGGCGCTCGAGCGCGACGGCTTCGTGGTGCGCGACGTGCAGGCGACGATCCCGCCGAAGGTGGAGTACCGCCTGACGCCGCTCGGGCAGCGCGTGGCGGACCGGCTCGTCGACCTGATCCGCCTGCTCGAGGGGTCGATCGACGAGGTCGTCGCGGCGCAGCAGGCGTACGACGCGCGGTAG
- a CDS encoding SDR family oxidoreductase, with the protein MTTIAVTGATGHLGRLAVLALLDRGVEPSSIVAAVRTPASAQDLADRGVQVREADYGRPETLQAALAGVDRLLLVSGNEVGRRASGHRNVIDAAKTAGVSLVAYTSILNAGDTTMKLAGEHQETEEALRASGVPFVLLRNGWYTENYTAALAPTLEHGALLGASTGEGRVAPAARQDYAEAAAVVLTGEGHEGQAYELAGDRALTLPELASVIADAAGQPVAYAPMAADEYAGVLAGAGVPAPMAEILADSDLGIDRGELVTDRDDLRRLIGRPTTPVEETIAAALPAAAA; encoded by the coding sequence ATGACCACCATCGCCGTCACCGGTGCCACCGGCCACCTCGGCCGCCTCGCCGTCCTCGCCCTGCTCGACCGCGGCGTCGAGCCGTCCTCGATCGTCGCCGCGGTCCGCACCCCGGCCAGCGCCCAGGACCTCGCCGACCGCGGCGTGCAGGTGCGCGAGGCCGACTACGGCCGCCCCGAGACGCTGCAGGCAGCCCTGGCGGGCGTCGATCGCCTGCTGCTCGTCTCCGGCAACGAGGTCGGCCGGCGCGCGAGCGGGCACCGCAACGTCATCGACGCCGCGAAGACCGCGGGCGTCTCGCTCGTCGCCTACACCAGCATCCTCAACGCCGGCGACACGACGATGAAGCTCGCCGGCGAGCACCAGGAGACCGAGGAGGCCCTGCGCGCGTCGGGCGTGCCGTTCGTCCTGCTCCGCAACGGCTGGTACACGGAGAACTACACGGCCGCGCTGGCGCCGACCCTCGAGCACGGCGCGCTCCTGGGCGCGTCGACCGGCGAGGGGCGCGTGGCGCCCGCCGCGCGCCAGGACTACGCCGAGGCGGCCGCGGTCGTCCTGACGGGCGAGGGCCACGAGGGCCAGGCGTACGAGCTGGCGGGCGACCGCGCGCTGACGCTGCCCGAGCTGGCGTCCGTCATCGCCGACGCCGCCGGCCAGCCCGTCGCCTACGCGCCGATGGCCGCCGACGAGTACGCGGGCGTGCTGGCCGGAGCCGGCGTCCCGGCGCCGATGGCCGAGATCCTCGCCGACTCCGACCTGGGCATCGACCGGGGCGAGCTGGTCACCGACCGCGACGACCTGCGCCGCCTGATCGGTCGCCCGACGACGCCGGTCGAGGAGACGATCGCCGCCGCGCTGCCGGCCGCGGCGGCCTGA
- a CDS encoding alpha/beta hydrolase, giving the protein MPVDPPIAALLQQLNAAGPAGGLLAQGIDNARQLFGQMLAGLAMAEAPTGVADGTDIQIPSDAGPVPARVYRPGTEGPHPTLVFFHGGGFAIGDVAGYDGQVKAICKALDGVVVSVDYRLAPEHPFPAAVEDALAAATWAGEHLAELGGDDRLAVGGDSAGGNLAAVVAQARRDAGLPLAAQMLIYPVTDSGTPHASLEENGEGYFLTKDDILWFTQAYAGDRPIEEGLTDVRASPRRGDLAGLAPAVVATAGYDPLRDDGDAYARALQEAGVTVRHLENPTLIHGWLAMAPLSAAAAQARDAAVGALRELLD; this is encoded by the coding sequence ATGCCCGTCGACCCGCCGATCGCCGCCCTCCTCCAGCAGCTCAACGCCGCAGGCCCCGCCGGGGGCCTGCTGGCGCAGGGCATCGACAACGCCCGCCAGCTCTTCGGGCAGATGCTCGCGGGCCTGGCGATGGCCGAGGCGCCGACGGGCGTGGCCGACGGCACCGACATCCAGATCCCGTCGGACGCAGGACCGGTGCCCGCGCGCGTGTACCGGCCCGGCACCGAGGGGCCGCACCCCACGCTCGTCTTCTTCCACGGCGGCGGCTTCGCGATCGGCGACGTCGCCGGCTACGACGGACAGGTCAAGGCGATCTGCAAGGCGCTCGACGGCGTGGTCGTCAGCGTCGACTACCGCCTGGCGCCCGAGCACCCGTTCCCGGCGGCCGTCGAGGACGCGCTCGCCGCGGCGACGTGGGCCGGCGAGCACCTGGCCGAGCTGGGCGGCGACGACCGGCTGGCGGTCGGCGGCGACAGCGCCGGCGGCAACCTGGCCGCCGTCGTCGCGCAGGCCCGCCGGGACGCCGGCCTGCCGCTCGCGGCGCAGATGCTGATCTATCCCGTCACCGACTCGGGCACCCCGCACGCGTCCCTCGAGGAGAACGGCGAGGGCTACTTCCTGACGAAGGACGACATCCTCTGGTTCACGCAGGCGTACGCCGGGGACCGGCCGATCGAGGAGGGCCTGACCGACGTGCGCGCGTCGCCGCGGCGCGGCGACCTGGCCGGCCTGGCGCCCGCGGTCGTCGCGACCGCGGGCTACGACCCGCTGCGCGACGACGGCGACGCCTACGCGCGGGCGCTGCAGGAGGCCGGCGTGACCGTCCGCCACCTGGAGAACCCGACGCTCATCCACGGCTGGCTCGCGATGGCGCCGCTGAGCGCCGCCGCGGCCCAGGCGCGGGACGCCGCCGTCGGCGCCCTGCGCGAGCTGCTGGACTGA
- a CDS encoding type 1 glutamine amidotransferase domain-containing protein, which yields MATLTDHTIAILATEGVERVELEEPRKALQEAGATVELVGLSTDAFRTFDHLDASGREETPDVAVADADAAKYDGLLLPGGVANPDQLRGDEAAVAFAKAFFQAGKPVAAICHGPWLLVEADVVKGRKVTSFPTLQTDLRNAGATWVDEEVVVDQGLVTSRNPDDIPAFNAKAIEEFAEGRHKGQTRSA from the coding sequence ATGGCCACGCTCACCGATCACACCATCGCCATCCTCGCCACGGAGGGCGTCGAGCGCGTCGAGCTCGAGGAGCCCCGCAAGGCGCTGCAGGAGGCCGGCGCCACCGTCGAGCTCGTCGGCCTGAGCACGGACGCGTTCCGCACGTTCGACCACCTGGACGCGTCCGGCCGGGAGGAGACGCCCGACGTCGCCGTCGCCGACGCCGACGCCGCGAAGTACGACGGCCTGCTGCTGCCGGGCGGCGTCGCCAACCCGGACCAGCTCCGGGGCGACGAGGCCGCCGTCGCGTTCGCCAAGGCCTTCTTCCAGGCCGGCAAGCCGGTCGCCGCCATCTGCCACGGCCCGTGGCTGCTGGTCGAGGCCGACGTCGTCAAGGGTCGCAAGGTCACCTCGTTCCCGACCCTGCAGACCGACCTGCGCAACGCCGGCGCCACGTGGGTCGACGAGGAGGTCGTCGTCGACCAGGGCCTGGTGACGAGCCGCAACCCCGACGACATCCCGGCCTTCAACGCGAAGGCGATCGAGGAGTTCGCCGAGGGCCGCCACAAGGGCCAGACCCGCAGCGCCTGA
- a CDS encoding VTT domain-containing protein, whose translation MPSRRGAVLRLAGLLGALSALAGVFLLGGIVGADEIRGWIAPAGALAPLAFVPVAGVLGAALVPGAALSAAAGLLFGPVEGALLSLPAAVVTALLARDVSARTGGGALDELSGTRVRALTAFARRNGLAAVIVQRLLPAVPDGPFSHAFGLAGVRPWQIGLGTAIASGPRALSYALLGANADDLTGTGALLGVALNVATGVVGLGLAWVVLRRERRRLGPVPGEG comes from the coding sequence TTGCCCTCCCGCCGCGGCGCCGTCCTCCGTCTCGCCGGCCTGCTCGGCGCCCTGTCCGCGCTCGCAGGGGTGTTCCTGCTCGGCGGGATCGTCGGGGCCGACGAGATCCGCGGGTGGATCGCCCCCGCGGGGGCGCTCGCGCCGCTCGCGTTCGTCCCCGTCGCCGGCGTGCTCGGCGCCGCCCTGGTGCCGGGTGCGGCGCTGTCGGCGGCGGCCGGCCTGCTCTTCGGGCCGGTCGAGGGCGCCCTGCTCTCGCTGCCGGCCGCGGTCGTCACCGCGCTGCTTGCCCGCGACGTGTCGGCGCGGACCGGCGGCGGCGCGCTCGACGAACTCTCCGGCACCCGCGTCCGCGCCCTCACCGCGTTCGCCCGCCGCAACGGTCTCGCTGCCGTGATCGTGCAGCGGCTGCTGCCCGCGGTGCCGGACGGCCCGTTCTCGCACGCCTTCGGGCTGGCGGGCGTGCGGCCGTGGCAGATCGGCCTGGGCACCGCGATCGCCTCGGGACCGCGCGCCCTGTCGTACGCCCTGCTCGGCGCGAACGCCGACGACCTGACCGGCACGGGCGCGCTGCTCGGCGTCGCGCTCAACGTGGCGACGGGCGTCGTGGGGCTGGGGCTGGCGTGGGTGGTGCTGCGCCGCGAGCGCCGACGGCTTGGCCCCGTCCCGGGCGAGGGCTGA